The following are encoded in a window of uncultured Ilyobacter sp. genomic DNA:
- a CDS encoding transketolase, with the protein MEIKELRHKSVEIRKEILRVIYEAQSGHPGGSLSAVEILLALYNERLKYDPKNPYWEERDRFIMSKGHATPVLYTVLSEVGFFSKEELSGFRKFGKMLQGHAYREIPGVELSTGSLGMGLSVGVGMALASKLKNGSYNVFVLMGDGEIQEGSVWEAAMSAGHHKLSNLCAIIDYNKVQENGFVNEIKNLEPLGDRWKSFNWNVIEIDGHDFSDIFRALDDFYLEKGRPTVIIANTVKGKGVDFMEYDNNWHGKSPNKDQYLEALLQLDNSEN; encoded by the coding sequence GGCATAAATCGGTGGAAATAAGGAAAGAGATATTGAGAGTCATATATGAAGCACAGTCTGGGCACCCAGGAGGATCCCTGTCTGCAGTGGAGATATTACTAGCTCTCTACAATGAAAGGTTGAAATACGACCCCAAAAATCCATACTGGGAAGAACGGGACAGGTTTATAATGTCTAAGGGGCACGCAACACCTGTCCTCTACACCGTCTTGTCAGAGGTGGGATTTTTTTCAAAGGAAGAGCTTTCAGGATTTAGGAAGTTTGGAAAGATGCTTCAAGGGCATGCCTATAGAGAGATACCTGGAGTGGAGTTATCTACAGGATCACTGGGAATGGGACTTTCTGTAGGAGTCGGGATGGCTCTGGCATCAAAACTCAAAAATGGTTCCTATAATGTATTTGTACTTATGGGCGATGGTGAGATACAAGAGGGTAGTGTGTGGGAGGCTGCCATGAGTGCAGGCCACCATAAACTTTCAAATTTATGTGCAATCATTGATTATAACAAAGTCCAGGAAAACGGATTTGTAAATGAGATAAAGAATCTAGAACCTCTAGGTGACAGATGGAAAAGTTTTAACTGGAATGTCATTGAGATAGATGGTCACGATTTTTCTGATATATTTAGGGCCTTAGATGATTTTTATCTGGAGAAGGGCAGACCTACTGTGATAATTGCCAATACAGTCAAGGGAAAAGGTGTGGATTTTATGGAGTATGACAACAACTGGCACGGAAAATCCCCTAATAAGGACCAATACCTTGAGGCATTGCTGCAGCTTGATAATTCTGAGAATTAA
- a CDS encoding transketolase family protein, which yields MEKATRDAFGETLLELGRKNDKIVALSADLQDSTKAILFQKEFQDRFVNVGIAEQDLLGIAAGYALEGFIPYVSSFASFITTRPFDMIRMLACYNNINIKIVATHTGVTVGEDGGSAQMLEDIAIMRALPNMVVLCPADAVETKKMVEVIADYKGPVYLRLARSKYPVITDAEKTFEIGKGNVLREGKDVTLMGTGLMVSKALEAAELLAREGIEARVVNMSSIKPIDIDLLVKCAKETGKIVTLEEHQVIGGLGGAVCEVLAQEYPVPVKIIGVENRFGQSGKPEELLEEYGLDSKSITSKVKVFIGG from the coding sequence ATGGAAAAAGCAACAAGAGATGCCTTCGGAGAAACACTGCTAGAATTAGGCAGAAAAAATGATAAGATAGTAGCTCTTTCTGCAGATCTACAAGATTCAACAAAGGCAATACTTTTTCAGAAAGAGTTTCAAGATAGGTTTGTAAATGTGGGGATAGCAGAACAGGATCTTCTAGGCATAGCGGCAGGATATGCCCTAGAAGGATTTATTCCATATGTATCTTCCTTTGCATCTTTTATTACAACAAGGCCCTTTGATATGATCAGGATGCTTGCCTGTTATAATAATATAAATATAAAAATAGTTGCCACTCACACAGGAGTTACAGTGGGTGAAGATGGGGGAAGTGCCCAGATGCTAGAGGATATAGCAATTATGAGGGCTTTACCAAATATGGTGGTGCTCTGCCCGGCTGATGCAGTAGAAACCAAGAAGATGGTAGAGGTAATAGCAGATTACAAGGGGCCTGTCTATCTCAGGTTGGCCCGGTCAAAATATCCTGTGATAACAGATGCTGAGAAAACCTTTGAGATAGGAAAAGGAAATGTGCTTAGAGAGGGCAAGGATGTTACCCTTATGGGGACAGGACTCATGGTGTCAAAGGCCTTAGAAGCTGCAGAGCTCCTTGCAAGAGAGGGTATAGAGGCTAGAGTAGTAAATATGTCTAGTATAAAACCAATAGATATAGACCTTCTGGTAAAGTGTGCAAAAGAGACTGGGAAAATAGTAACACTTGAGGAGCATCAGGTAATAGGTGGTCTAGGAGGAGCTGTGTGTGAAGTGCTGGCTCAGGAATATCCCGTGCCTGTGAAAATAATAGGGGTGGAAAACAGATTCGGTCAGTCTGGAAAACCGGAAGAACTTCTGGAGGAGTATGGTCTAGACAGTAAGAGTATAACTAGTAAAGTAAAGGTGTTTATAGGGGGGTAA
- a CDS encoding YibE/F family protein gives MKKILVLFFIFLLSLISFSDQKENYIKGRVTEKIRSFQPQEFEDEVVRVDVYKVIIKEGIDAGKDIEVEFPIYKESAFNIPMKAGLDVVLYTEIADNGKNVYYISDIDKRNSMLVLSGIFIGLTFILARFKGLKAILALGITVAGIFKLFLPGVISGHSPILLSVVMAFFASLVTIYLISGFNHKGKVAMAGSIGGVAFAGILSYVFSIKMGVTGYTDIDALNYAPLLTGIKIRELVSAGVILGSMGAVMDVAVSISSALDEIKQKNPELHAMEIFKSGMNIGSDIIGTMVNTLILAYIGSSLFTVMLLVMQRTEYPIIRILNFEFMAVEILRSLCGSIGILVAVPVTSYLSSFKGDNNKVENK, from the coding sequence ATGAAGAAGATTCTAGTTCTGTTTTTTATTTTTTTACTTTCTCTCATCTCTTTTTCAGATCAGAAAGAGAACTATATTAAGGGAAGAGTAACTGAAAAGATTCGATCATTTCAACCTCAAGAGTTTGAAGATGAGGTTGTAAGGGTAGATGTCTACAAGGTAATTATCAAAGAGGGGATAGACGCTGGGAAGGATATAGAGGTGGAGTTTCCTATCTACAAAGAGTCGGCATTTAATATCCCGATGAAGGCAGGTCTTGATGTAGTTCTTTATACTGAGATAGCCGATAACGGTAAAAATGTTTATTACATATCTGATATTGATAAACGGAATAGTATGCTGGTTCTGAGCGGCATCTTTATAGGGCTTACATTTATTTTGGCCAGGTTTAAAGGACTGAAAGCTATTCTGGCTCTTGGGATTACTGTTGCAGGGATATTTAAGCTCTTTCTTCCGGGGGTTATATCCGGGCATTCTCCGATTTTGTTGTCGGTAGTTATGGCATTTTTTGCATCTCTAGTCACCATATACCTCATATCCGGATTTAATCATAAGGGGAAGGTAGCCATGGCTGGAAGTATAGGGGGAGTGGCTTTTGCAGGTATTTTATCCTATGTATTTAGCATCAAAATGGGAGTTACAGGTTATACCGATATAGATGCATTGAATTATGCTCCGTTGTTAACTGGGATTAAAATTAGAGAGCTGGTATCAGCAGGGGTAATTTTGGGAAGTATGGGTGCTGTGATGGATGTGGCGGTGTCAATATCCTCTGCACTAGATGAAATAAAGCAAAAAAATCCAGAACTTCATGCAATGGAGATATTCAAGTCTGGAATGAATATAGGTAGCGACATAATAGGAACTATGGTAAACACCTTAATTTTGGCCTATATTGGAAGTTCTCTTTTTACTGTGATGCTCTTAGTTATGCAGAGGACAGAATATCCAATCATAAGGATACTGAATTTTGAGTTTATGGCTGTGGAAATATTGAGATCTCTCTGCGGGAGTATAGGGATACTTGTAGCTGTACCTGTGACCTCATATCTCAGTTCCTTTAAAGGTGATAATAATAAGGTGGAAAATAAATAG
- a CDS encoding ClC family H(+)/Cl(-) exchange transporter, protein MPNSNISDTMKNLRHKRLELYFFGALVGLFTGMVVVFYRLALNYASELHEISFAALKKNLSPGNIFITLLLMVVFSLILGYITTYIPMSKGSGIPQVKGVLVRQLRFDWLKELIAKFFGGVVAIGTGMSLGREGPSVHLGAEIGKGFFKVFKREDPERKYLISCGASAGLAAAFNAPLAGAIFSVEELHKFMSPLLITCVLIASVVSDFVSKYFFGLQPAFTIKVESSFGLHDYYLIIIFALIVTIIGKLFGDWLVKFQNIYSKVPLPQIIRPIVVLSIVFVVSLFFRDVTGGGHHLAEEIINHPFSYKTLFLLLGLKFLFTLICYSSGAPGGIFLPILVIGAISGKIYGMLMVDYFGYQESYIIYFIILGMASLLTAVVKAPITGTILILEMTGSFEHFFPLITVTMVTFLITEILEMIPIYDTLLERMLENHEVEAGDAHKKITIRIPVGPDSYFENKKICEIIWPNDCLIVGIKRGEKEIIPKGKHSILSGDVLIILTSESTARNIKLDLLKKAQEVLL, encoded by the coding sequence ATGCCAAATAGTAACATCAGCGACACTATGAAAAATTTGCGTCACAAAAGACTAGAGCTTTATTTTTTCGGAGCTCTTGTTGGACTGTTTACGGGCATGGTTGTAGTTTTTTATCGTTTAGCCTTAAATTATGCAAGTGAACTCCATGAAATTTCATTTGCAGCCCTGAAAAAAAACCTTTCACCTGGTAATATTTTCATAACTCTTTTGTTGATGGTTGTTTTCTCTCTCATATTGGGATACATCACCACCTATATACCCATGTCAAAGGGAAGCGGAATACCACAGGTAAAGGGAGTCCTCGTGAGACAGTTGAGGTTTGACTGGTTAAAAGAACTTATTGCCAAATTTTTTGGCGGAGTGGTTGCCATAGGAACTGGAATGTCTCTTGGAAGAGAGGGCCCTTCTGTGCATTTGGGAGCAGAAATTGGAAAAGGATTCTTCAAGGTTTTCAAAAGAGAGGACCCTGAGAGAAAATATCTTATCTCTTGCGGAGCAAGTGCAGGACTTGCTGCAGCATTCAATGCACCTCTAGCAGGTGCCATCTTTTCCGTAGAAGAGCTTCATAAATTTATGTCTCCTCTTCTCATCACCTGCGTCCTCATAGCATCAGTTGTAAGTGATTTTGTCTCAAAATATTTTTTCGGTTTACAACCTGCTTTTACCATAAAAGTAGAAAGCAGTTTCGGACTTCATGATTATTATCTAATTATTATTTTTGCATTGATAGTTACAATAATCGGAAAATTATTCGGTGACTGGCTGGTAAAATTTCAAAATATATATTCTAAAGTTCCTCTTCCCCAAATTATACGACCTATAGTAGTACTTTCTATAGTTTTCGTAGTTAGTCTTTTTTTTAGAGATGTTACAGGTGGAGGACATCATCTAGCTGAAGAGATAATCAATCACCCTTTTTCTTACAAAACACTATTTTTACTTTTAGGATTGAAATTTTTATTTACCCTTATATGCTACTCTTCAGGAGCTCCCGGAGGTATATTTCTTCCGATTCTTGTCATAGGTGCCATAAGTGGTAAAATTTACGGAATGCTCATGGTTGATTACTTCGGGTATCAGGAGAGCTATATAATCTATTTTATAATATTAGGAATGGCATCGCTCCTTACAGCCGTTGTAAAAGCTCCTATTACAGGAACCATACTCATCCTAGAGATGACGGGTTCATTCGAGCATTTTTTCCCATTAATAACTGTGACAATGGTTACATTCCTCATAACAGAGATTCTTGAAATGATCCCTATATATGACACTCTTCTTGAACGAATGCTCGAAAACCACGAGGTCGAAGCTGGAGATGCCCACAAGAAAATAACCATCCGAATACCTGTAGGCCCCGATTCATATTTTGAAAATAAAAAAATATGCGAAATTATATGGCCTAACGACTGCCTCATTGTCGGTATAAAAAGAGGAGAAAAAGAGATCATTCCAAAGGGTAAGCACAGCATTCTAAGCGGTGATGTCCTGATAATCCTTACCAGTGAGTCCACAGCTAGGAATATAAAATTAGATCTTCTAAAAAAAGCACAGGAAGTTTTGCTATAA
- the pssA gene encoding CDP-diacylglycerol--serine O-phosphatidyltransferase translates to MNRIEKKYLAPNAITAANMLLGYISITMSIKGNFTQAAWFIVLAMVCDGLDGQTARRLEAYSEFGKEFDSFCDAISFGLAPSILAYSLLNIYSTVTHIIIPISFIYALCGVMRLVKFNIVTTASDEKDDFSGMPIPTGAAIVCSYYLFSHYLFGKLIYVEIFQIVTIISAILMVSTIPFKTPDKTFKFVPKKLRIPFFIAVIATIKYSLFVVTFTYVLINLFQHMQSINSTEN, encoded by the coding sequence ATGAACAGAATCGAAAAAAAATATCTGGCACCAAACGCTATAACAGCCGCAAATATGCTTTTAGGATATATAAGTATCACTATGTCCATTAAAGGAAATTTTACCCAGGCTGCATGGTTTATTGTACTTGCAATGGTATGCGACGGACTAGACGGTCAGACTGCTAGAAGACTAGAAGCATATAGTGAATTTGGAAAGGAGTTTGACTCTTTCTGTGACGCCATCTCTTTCGGACTGGCACCTAGTATACTAGCTTACTCGCTTTTAAACATTTATTCGACTGTAACCCATATAATTATACCCATTTCTTTCATCTATGCCCTCTGTGGTGTTATGAGATTAGTGAAATTCAACATTGTTACAACTGCATCAGATGAAAAAGATGATTTCAGCGGTATGCCTATCCCTACAGGAGCTGCCATAGTTTGTTCTTACTATCTTTTCAGCCATTATTTATTCGGAAAGCTCATATATGTAGAAATTTTTCAGATTGTTACAATTATATCGGCAATTTTGATGGTAAGCACAATACCTTTTAAGACTCCTGATAAAACTTTCAAATTTGTTCCGAAAAAGCTTAGGATACCATTTTTTATAGCTGTTATTGCCACTATAAAATACAGCCTTTTCGTGGTAACCTTCACTTATGTTCTGATAAACCTATTTCAGCATATGCAGAGCATAAATTCAACGGAAAATTAA